Proteins encoded within one genomic window of Streptomyces rubradiris:
- a CDS encoding ABC transporter ATP-binding protein: MTRAGQALGYDEVVRVRGLSKTYPAIRGRRGTPGTPEVRATDGVELDVRRGEVFGLLGPNGAGKSTLVRQLTGLLRPDTGSVEILGHDIVRHPERAARILAYLGQESSALDELTVSLAVETTGRLRGLDVRRARAERDAVLEELGLTPIAGRALKKLSGGQRRLACFAAALVGRRPLLVLDEPTTGMDPVARRAVWAAVDRRRAEHGTTVLLVTHNVIEAETVLDRVAVLDQGRVIACDTPAGLKARVAGEVRVELVWRERAPLEVPEVAVLRERAARSGRRWTLRLAPEEARAVVATVTGGAAFAALDDFTLATPSLEDVYLALGGEARQGLVRA, translated from the coding sequence ATGACGCGCGCGGGACAGGCACTCGGCTACGACGAGGTCGTACGCGTACGCGGGCTCAGCAAGACCTACCCGGCGATCCGGGGCCGGCGGGGCACGCCGGGCACCCCCGAGGTACGGGCCACCGACGGGGTGGAACTGGACGTGCGGCGCGGCGAGGTGTTCGGGCTGCTCGGCCCGAACGGCGCCGGCAAGTCCACCCTGGTACGGCAGCTCACCGGGCTGCTGCGGCCGGACACGGGCAGCGTCGAGATCCTCGGCCACGACATCGTCCGGCACCCCGAGCGGGCGGCCCGCATCCTCGCCTACCTCGGCCAGGAGTCCAGCGCCCTGGACGAGCTGACCGTCTCCCTCGCCGTCGAGACCACCGGGCGCCTGCGCGGCCTGGACGTACGGCGGGCCCGGGCCGAACGGGACGCCGTGCTGGAGGAACTGGGGCTGACCCCGATCGCCGGCCGTGCGCTGAAGAAGCTGTCCGGCGGGCAGCGGCGGCTCGCCTGCTTCGCCGCCGCGCTGGTGGGCCGGCGCCCGCTGCTCGTGCTGGACGAGCCGACCACCGGCATGGACCCGGTGGCCCGGCGCGCGGTGTGGGCGGCTGTGGACCGGCGGCGGGCCGAGCACGGCACGACCGTGCTGCTGGTCACCCACAACGTGATCGAGGCCGAGACGGTGCTGGACCGGGTCGCCGTGCTCGACCAGGGCCGGGTCATCGCCTGCGACACCCCCGCCGGGCTCAAGGCGCGGGTGGCCGGCGAGGTGCGGGTGGAACTGGTGTGGCGGGAGCGGGCGCCGCTGGAGGTGCCCGAGGTGGCCGTGCTGCGCGAGCGGGCGGCGCGGTCCGGCCGGCGCTGGACGCTGCGGCTCGCCCCCGAGGAGGCCCGCGCCGTCGTCGCCACGGTGACCGGCGGGGCCGCCTTCGCCGCCCTGGACGACTTCACGCTCGCCACGCCCAGCCTGGAGGACGTCTATCTGGCGCTGGGCGGCGAGGCCCGGCAGGGACTGGTGAGGGCGTGA
- a CDS encoding AAA family ATPase, with protein MTAPLTPPPHDDSAHQVWQGAPPAGALAGHGPEQDGPGLRTELREAAVTTVVLALGGVLLGLLWWWLAPRVPLVGDVLDKSWVVYLKDSEGEQAVGVDGTFTLLGLGFGLVSALVVFLLRRRGGVPLVVALGLGGLLGSLLAWRLGIWLGPDPDVLAHAQAAGKGVTFSAPLKLSAKGALLAWPLAGLLAHLGLTALFGPRDPETP; from the coding sequence GTGACCGCACCGTTGACTCCACCACCGCACGACGACTCCGCGCACCAGGTCTGGCAAGGGGCGCCGCCCGCCGGGGCGCTCGCCGGGCACGGGCCGGAACAGGACGGTCCCGGGCTGCGGACGGAGCTGCGGGAGGCCGCCGTGACCACGGTGGTGCTGGCGCTCGGCGGGGTGCTGCTGGGGCTGCTGTGGTGGTGGCTGGCGCCGCGCGTGCCGCTGGTCGGCGACGTGCTGGACAAGAGCTGGGTCGTCTACCTGAAGGACAGCGAGGGGGAGCAGGCCGTCGGGGTCGACGGAACGTTCACTCTGCTGGGGCTCGGCTTCGGACTCGTCAGCGCGCTCGTCGTCTTCCTGCTGCGCCGGCGCGGCGGGGTGCCCCTGGTGGTCGCGCTCGGACTCGGGGGCCTGCTCGGGTCGCTGCTGGCCTGGCGCCTCGGGATCTGGCTGGGCCCCGACCCGGACGTGCTCGCGCACGCCCAGGCGGCGGGCAAGGGCGTGACGTTCTCCGCGCCGCTGAAGCTGTCGGCCAAGGGCGCGCTACTGGCCTGGCCGCTCGCCGGGCTCCTGGCCCACCTCGGCCTGACCGCCCTGTTCGGCCCCCGGGACCCCGAGACGCCGTAG
- a CDS encoding NYN domain-containing protein, protein MDRCIVLVDAGYLLGAAASLLAGEPSRSRITVDHAGLIQALRERAESDTERPLLRIYWFDGAPDRVPQPEHRRLRVMPRVTVRLGALTRSDGRWAQKGVDAAMHAELTELARNRACSDIVLVTGDGDLLPGMMAAKEHGVAVHLWAVQAADGDYNQSEDLVAEADERRVLDRVWITQAVRAKELTGVCPPSPAPRPEIAAILSAPLPDSALTTAERPAEQPAHPPAAAAAQNGAPERVPAAKGVPTPKDLAALRAPGTQTVQHPATATLRWSSDKGWVDRPGVVAEPPEAASLPTLAQLTTAEQRWADREEDITTVGGDPYEVGQVFARRWISRLGDQGHLQRLSQMYPRIPHRIDGELLRYAARFGLLAHKDDQIDEHDRYAIRAGFWREFDIPAAAEQHAPAGD, encoded by the coding sequence GTGGACCGCTGCATCGTCCTGGTGGACGCCGGGTACCTGCTGGGCGCCGCCGCCAGCCTCCTCGCGGGTGAGCCCTCGCGGTCCCGGATCACCGTCGACCACGCCGGGCTGATCCAGGCCCTGCGTGAACGCGCGGAGTCCGACACCGAGCGCCCGTTGCTGCGCATCTACTGGTTCGACGGTGCCCCCGACCGGGTTCCCCAGCCCGAGCACCGCCGCCTGCGCGTGATGCCCCGGGTCACCGTCCGGCTGGGCGCCCTGACCCGCAGCGACGGACGCTGGGCCCAGAAGGGCGTGGACGCCGCCATGCACGCCGAACTGACCGAACTGGCCCGCAACCGCGCCTGTTCCGACATCGTCCTGGTCACCGGCGACGGCGATCTGCTGCCCGGCATGATGGCCGCCAAGGAGCACGGCGTCGCCGTCCACCTGTGGGCCGTGCAGGCCGCCGACGGCGACTACAACCAGTCCGAGGACCTGGTCGCCGAGGCCGACGAGCGGCGGGTGCTGGACCGCGTCTGGATCACCCAGGCCGTCCGTGCCAAGGAGCTGACCGGCGTCTGCCCCCCTTCGCCCGCGCCCCGCCCCGAGATCGCCGCGATCCTCTCCGCCCCCCTGCCCGACTCCGCGCTCACCACGGCCGAACGGCCCGCCGAACAGCCCGCGCACCCCCCGGCCGCCGCGGCGGCGCAGAACGGCGCCCCCGAGCGGGTCCCGGCCGCCAAGGGCGTCCCCACCCCCAAGGACCTGGCCGCGCTGCGCGCACCCGGCACCCAGACCGTGCAGCACCCGGCCACCGCGACCCTGCGCTGGTCCTCCGACAAGGGCTGGGTCGACCGGCCCGGCGTGGTCGCCGAGCCCCCCGAGGCCGCCTCCCTGCCGACGCTGGCCCAGCTGACCACCGCCGAACAGCGCTGGGCCGACCGGGAGGAGGACATCACCACCGTCGGCGGCGACCCGTACGAGGTGGGGCAGGTCTTCGCCCGCCGCTGGATCTCCCGGCTCGGCGACCAGGGACACTTGCAGCGGCTGTCGCAGATGTACCCGCGCATCCCGCACCGCATCGACGGCGAGCTGCTGCGCTACGCGGCCCGCTTCGGGCTGCTCGCGCACAAGGACGACCAGATCGACGAACACGACCGTTACGCCATCCGGGCGGGGTTCTGGCGCGAGTTCGACATCCCGGCGGCGGCCGAACAGCACGCGCCCGCCGGCGACTGA
- a CDS encoding ABC transporter permease, whose protein sequence is MSVVPAEVLPGGSRAVPETASGPAELGPRARLWPSLVAVYRAQLSRARVARIPLLFVATFQSVGIAVMMRGVVEGGDEAQSVVAGSSVLVVAYVALNLLSQYFGQLRASGGLDHYATLPVPPAAVVLGAAAAYASFTVPGTLVTAVFGCVLFGLPLTNLWVLLAVIPLAGAALAGLGAACGLLAPRPELATLLGQLGMSAALLLGVLPAGRMPEVIRLARSLLPSTYGVEAYARTFGPHPDWALVLADLGVCAGVGVVSLAVATRAYRRAAVR, encoded by the coding sequence GTGAGTGTCGTACCCGCCGAGGTTCTGCCCGGCGGCTCCCGGGCCGTGCCGGAGACGGCGTCCGGCCCGGCCGAGCTCGGGCCGCGGGCGCGGCTGTGGCCGTCGCTGGTGGCCGTCTACCGGGCGCAGCTGTCCCGGGCCCGGGTGGCACGGATTCCGCTGCTGTTCGTGGCGACCTTCCAGTCCGTCGGCATCGCCGTGATGATGCGCGGTGTGGTCGAGGGCGGTGACGAGGCCCAGTCCGTGGTGGCCGGCTCGTCGGTGCTGGTCGTCGCCTACGTGGCGCTGAACCTGCTCTCGCAGTACTTCGGGCAGCTGCGGGCCAGCGGCGGGCTCGACCACTACGCCACCCTGCCGGTGCCGCCGGCCGCCGTGGTGCTGGGCGCGGCGGCGGCCTACGCCTCCTTCACCGTGCCGGGCACCCTGGTCACCGCCGTCTTCGGCTGTGTGCTCTTCGGGCTGCCGCTGACCAACCTGTGGGTCCTGCTGGCCGTCATCCCGCTCGCCGGGGCCGCGCTCGCCGGGCTCGGCGCCGCGTGCGGGCTGCTCGCGCCCCGGCCGGAGCTGGCCACGCTGCTCGGCCAGCTGGGCATGTCGGCGGCGCTGCTGCTGGGCGTGCTGCCGGCCGGCCGGATGCCGGAGGTGATCCGGCTGGCCCGCTCCCTGCTGCCCTCCACCTACGGCGTGGAGGCGTACGCGCGGACCTTCGGACCGCACCCCGACTGGGCCCTCGTCCTCGCTGACCTGGGCGTGTGCGCGGGCGTCGGCGTCGTCTCGCTGGCCGTGGCGACCCGGGCCTACCGCAGGGCCGCCGTCCGGTGA